In the Pseudanabaena sp. PCC 7367 genome, one interval contains:
- a CDS encoding allophycocyanin subunit alpha apoprotein yields MSVVTKSIVNADAEARYLSPGELDRIKSFVGSGERRLRIAQTLTESRERIIKLAGDQLFQKRPDVVSPGGNAYGEEMTATCLRDLDYYLRLVTYGVVSGDITPIEEIGLVGVKEMYNSLGTPIPAVAEGVRCMKSVAGSLLSSDDASEAGFYFDYVIGAMQ; encoded by the coding sequence ATGAGTGTAGTTACCAAGTCTATTGTCAATGCTGATGCTGAGGCTCGTTACCTTAGCCCTGGCGAACTAGATCGGATCAAAAGCTTTGTTGGTTCTGGCGAGCGTCGTCTGCGCATTGCTCAAACCCTAACCGAATCCCGCGAGCGCATCATCAAGCTAGCTGGCGATCAACTATTCCAAAAGCGTCCTGACGTAGTTTCTCCCGGTGGTAATGCCTATGGTGAAGAAATGACCGCCACCTGCCTCAGAGACCTAGACTATTACCTACGTTTGGTTACCTATGGTGTAGTTTCCGGCGACATCACCCCAATCGAAGAAATTGGTTTGGTGGGTGTGAAGGAAATGTACAACTCCTTGGGTACGCCAATTCCTGCGGTAGCTGAAGGTGTGCGCTGCATGAAGAGTGTTGCTGGTTCTTTGCTATCGTCTGATGATGCTAGTGAAGCTGGTTTCTACTTCGACTATGTAATTGGTGCAATGCAGTAA